In a single window of the Streptomyces sp. 846.5 genome:
- a CDS encoding alpha-ketoacid dehydrogenase subunit beta: MAQALNRALRDALSADDRVLVFGEDVGALGGVFRVTDGIARDLGEERCFDTPLAEAGIVGVAVGMAMYGLRPVVEMQFDAFSFPAFEQLVSQLAKMRNRTEGRLPMPVVVRIPYGGGIGAVEHHGDSSEAYFVHTPGLHVVTPATVQDAYGLLRHAISSPDPVVFLEPKRLYWSKDQLDPSAPVPPIGRAVVRRPGRDVTVIAYGAGVATALGAAEAAALEGYDLEVVDLRSLVPFDDETVCASVRRTGRAVVVHEASGFAGVGAEIAARVTERCFHHLHAPVRRVSGLDIPYPAPKLEHLHLPSPGRVLAAVRDLGWEY, encoded by the coding sequence ATGGCCCAGGCCCTCAACCGCGCTCTGCGCGACGCCCTCAGCGCCGACGACAGGGTACTGGTCTTCGGAGAGGACGTCGGCGCGCTCGGCGGGGTCTTCCGGGTCACCGACGGCATCGCCCGCGACCTCGGCGAGGAGCGCTGCTTCGACACCCCCCTGGCCGAGGCCGGCATCGTCGGCGTGGCCGTCGGCATGGCGATGTACGGACTGCGTCCCGTGGTCGAGATGCAGTTCGACGCCTTCAGCTTCCCGGCCTTCGAGCAGTTGGTCAGCCAGCTGGCGAAGATGCGGAACCGCACCGAGGGGCGGCTGCCGATGCCCGTGGTCGTCCGGATCCCCTACGGCGGCGGCATCGGCGCGGTCGAGCACCACGGCGACTCCTCCGAGGCGTACTTCGTGCACACGCCCGGCCTGCACGTGGTCACCCCCGCCACCGTCCAGGACGCCTACGGACTGCTGCGTCACGCGATCAGCTCGCCCGACCCGGTGGTCTTCCTCGAACCCAAGCGCCTGTACTGGTCCAAGGACCAGCTGGACCCCTCCGCCCCTGTGCCCCCGATCGGCCGGGCGGTGGTGCGCCGTCCGGGACGGGACGTCACCGTGATCGCCTACGGCGCGGGCGTCGCCACCGCCCTGGGCGCCGCCGAGGCGGCCGCCCTGGAGGGCTACGACCTGGAGGTGGTCGACCTGCGCTCGCTGGTGCCGTTCGACGACGAGACGGTCTGCGCCTCGGTCCGCCGGACCGGCCGGGCGGTGGTGGTCCACGAGGCGTCCGGCTTCGCGGGCGTCGGCGCGGAGATCGCGGCGCGGGTGACCGAGCGCTGCTTCCACCACCTGCACGCGCCGGTGCGGCGGGTCAGCGGTCTGGACATCCCGTATCCGGCCCCGAAGCTGGAGCACCTGCAC
- the pdhA gene encoding pyruvate dehydrogenase (acetyl-transferring) E1 component subunit alpha, translating into MTVSTRPEAGLLQLIDEHGEPTGRTGGELPTQRLLEGYRRMVIGRRFDVQATALVRQGRLAVYPSSHGQEACEIGAVLALRPTDWLFPTYRDAMALVARGIDPVEALTLMRGDRHCGYDPRRWRTAPQCTPLATQLPHAVGLAMAARRDGTDTVALALCGDGATSEGDFHEALNFAAVFKAPVVFLVVNNQFAISVPLSRQTAAAALVDKAAGYGMPGVRVDGNDLAAVDHALGAAVARARAGDGPTLVEAVTYRMQPHTNADDDTRYRDRDEVEAWRGRDPLARLAAHLEHTGVLDDDTRARITAQAEELAAAMRAGLAQEPALDPTALTEHVYATPTPQLREQAALVAVELQELELNR; encoded by the coding sequence ATGACCGTGTCCACCCGGCCGGAGGCCGGACTGCTGCAACTGATCGACGAGCACGGCGAGCCGACCGGCAGGACCGGGGGCGAGCTGCCGACCCAGCGCCTGCTGGAGGGCTACCGCCGGATGGTGATCGGCCGACGCTTCGACGTCCAGGCCACCGCGCTGGTCCGGCAGGGACGGCTCGCCGTCTACCCGTCCTCGCACGGTCAGGAGGCATGCGAGATCGGCGCGGTGCTGGCGCTGCGCCCCACCGACTGGCTCTTCCCGACCTACCGGGACGCGATGGCCCTGGTCGCGCGCGGCATCGACCCGGTGGAGGCGCTGACGCTGATGCGCGGTGACCGCCACTGCGGCTACGACCCCCGCCGCTGGCGGACCGCCCCCCAGTGCACGCCGCTGGCGACGCAGCTCCCGCACGCCGTGGGCCTCGCCATGGCGGCCCGGCGCGACGGGACCGACACCGTGGCGCTGGCCCTGTGCGGCGACGGCGCCACCAGCGAGGGCGACTTCCACGAGGCGCTGAACTTCGCCGCGGTGTTCAAGGCGCCGGTGGTGTTCCTGGTGGTGAACAACCAGTTCGCCATCTCCGTGCCGCTGTCGCGGCAGACGGCCGCCGCCGCGCTGGTGGACAAGGCCGCCGGCTACGGGATGCCCGGCGTGCGGGTCGACGGCAACGACCTGGCGGCCGTCGACCACGCGCTCGGCGCGGCGGTGGCCAGGGCCCGGGCCGGCGACGGCCCGACCCTGGTCGAGGCGGTCACCTACCGGATGCAGCCGCACACCAACGCCGACGACGACACCCGCTACCGCGACCGGGACGAGGTCGAGGCATGGCGCGGCCGCGACCCGCTCGCGCGCCTGGCGGCCCATCTGGAGCACACCGGCGTCCTGGACGACGACACCCGCGCCCGCATCACCGCCCAGGCCGAGGAGCTGGCCGCGGCCATGCGCGCGGGCCTGGCGCAGGAGCCCGCACTCGACCCGACCGCGCTCACCGAGCACGTCTACGCCACGCCCACTCCCCAACTCCGCGAACAGGCCGCGCTGGTGGCCGTCGAACTGCAGGAACTGGAGCTGAACCGATGA
- a CDS encoding non-ribosomal peptide synthetase codes for MTTSTEPTRVGFPLSSAQARLWFLYQLEGAGPGYNVPFAIRLTGTLDVDALDRALGDVVQRHEVLRTVYPQSEGAGRQVVLPVEEAGLRLERRTTGPDEAAVRAAMEDCAAVAIELDREIPIRCTLLRLDPTRHVLVVVVHHIASDGASMPPLCRDLATAYRARTQGREPGWQPLELQYSDYAEWEGELLAEADRPDSLAWHQSRYWRQQLAGLPEELPLPFVRRRAPVPSFRAERIPLRISAAAHTALTALARSCGATVHMAAQALLAALLTRIGAGEDIPIGCPTAGRGDEALTDLVGFFVNTLVLRTDTGGDPTLRQLLERARETSLAAYDHADLPFDRIVELVNPVREAARHPLTQVMLVVQDDRPLQLDLPGLAVSWEEPPTATARFDLTLCLVERFDAEGAPAGFGGELVCAADLFDHATGRAVADRFTRLVETLAADPDLPISRVELLAPAEREMILRQWGDGGPGAAPQVWPDLFEQAAAAHPDAPAVECAGRVLSYRRLHEAADRLARRLAGRGIGTEDVVAVRIRRGREWVVALLAVAKAGAVYLPVDPDYPEERIAAMLQDAAPAAVLTERDVEDLDAPFIGLYRGPLRDRDRRRPVRPDNTAYLIYTSGSTGRPKAVAVSHRGIAALTAAHAAGPGARVLQFCSPSFDGSIAELCLTLLTGACLVVPPPGPLAGEELVAFMDRHRITHAALSAAVLPGMPPRPLPALRTLMIAGDACAPAALRPWAAGRSLLNVYGPSENTVTASQSGALDGLGTAPIGRPIAGCRVLVLDEGLGLVPAGSVGELYLAGTGLARGYLRRPALTSGRFVACPYGGAGERMYRTGDLVRWRPDGQLEFVGRADGQVKLRGFRVELGEVEAALAAQQGVAEVAAVVREDRPGDQRLVGYTVARTGAVLDGAALRGAVAERLPGYMVPSAVVVLDALPLSPNGKVDRRALPAPAPAAPTAGRAPATLAEELLCGLFAEVLGVERVGPEDSFFELGGHSLLATRLISRVRTVLRREVDIRALFEAPTPAALAERAGRSGTGRTRRALVAQERPGRVPLSFAQQRLWFLGELEGPNATYNIPLALRLRGPLDAAALRAALGDVVGRHEVLRTVFPAAEGVPFQRVLSPREAAPGLPVRAADEASWAAALAAEAGRPFDLSREVPLRAVLYRLAEQHHVLLLVVHHIAGDAGSMDPLGRDLAAAYRARLDGAEPGWAPLPVQYADYTLWQRELLGSDQDPDSLISDQLRFWRRTLADLPEQLALPADRPRPPVASHRGGTVRFRVGAATHAALAALAQQANATLFMVVQAALAALLTRLGAGEDVPIGSPVAGRTDEALDGLVGFFLNTLVLRTDTSGAPTFRALVERVRDADLAAFTHQDVPFERLVEELRPARSLGRHPLFQTMLTVQGPVAGGFEMSRLRVENVADGLDLAKFDLSFGLSETRGADGSPGGMAGQLKYAADLFERGGAESIAARLVRLLDAVAADPEARPAVLDLLLDGERDRLLGAWNDTAAGFPAATLLDRFEAWAAREPAAPALVAGGVRLSYAELDARAERLARLLRERGVGAESVVGLCLGRGADMIASILAVWKAGGAYLPVDPEQPPDRIAFVLSDSGAVLVLGDRAGVPDRDGPPWLSPDDPRPQPGAAARSRVAAQPDGLAYVIYTSGSTGRPKGVAVTHRSLANYTSSVPGRVGWGRAGDRYALLQAQVTDLGNTVVFTSLTTGGCLHVLEADAVTDPQRVARYLARERIDHLKAVPSHLAALAAGTSPAQVLPDGSLLLGGEAAAPAWLAELLEAAGDRPVFNHYGPTETTIGVATGRLLPGGAAAGTVPVGTPIANTRLYVLDERLAPAPVGVPGELYIAGAGLARGYLGRRALTSGRFVADPFGAPGTRMYRTGDRARWSAAGQVVVDGRTDDQVKIRGHRIEPGEVQAALQAQPEVARAVVTVREDTPGERRLVGYVVPAAGRAGTEPGTLAARLRRALLQVLPEPMVPAAVVVLDELPLASNGKIDRRALPAPQAAPSGAGRAPASPQEEVLCGLFAEVLRAQRVGPEDSFFELGGHSLLATRLIGRVRTVLGHELGLRSLFEAPTPAALAERLGGRKAGRRSGSGGAGLDVLLPLRANGTAEPLFCVHPVAGISWGYAGLLPHLDPGRPVLGVQARGLDGGPLPADLDTLVADYLRVIRTAQPHGPYHLLGWSFGGMVAHALATRLQQAGEQVAVLALLDAYPLPEQGRSAGSRPTDARARAALAATLGYQPGPGSRTTDPLAEFTERQQRRLVQVYLRNRELLAQFRPDRFDGDLLFVRATADKGPGDPTAADWRPWVSGEIAELHLDCAHGALTRPAPLARIGAALSVVLDRARTPEEENR; via the coding sequence ATGACCACCAGCACCGAGCCCACCCGGGTCGGCTTCCCGCTCTCCTCCGCGCAGGCCCGGCTCTGGTTCCTGTACCAGCTGGAGGGCGCGGGGCCCGGCTACAACGTCCCCTTCGCGATCCGGCTCACCGGCACCCTCGACGTCGACGCCCTGGACCGGGCCCTGGGCGACGTGGTGCAGCGGCACGAGGTCCTGCGCACGGTCTACCCCCAGAGCGAGGGGGCGGGCCGCCAGGTGGTGCTGCCGGTCGAGGAGGCCGGCCTGCGCCTGGAGCGGCGGACCACCGGCCCCGACGAGGCGGCCGTGCGGGCCGCCATGGAGGACTGCGCCGCGGTCGCCATCGAACTGGACCGGGAGATCCCGATCCGCTGCACCCTGCTGCGCCTGGACCCGACCCGGCACGTGCTGGTCGTGGTCGTCCACCACATCGCCTCCGACGGCGCGTCCATGCCGCCGCTCTGCCGGGACCTGGCCACCGCCTACCGGGCCCGGACGCAGGGCCGGGAGCCCGGCTGGCAGCCACTGGAACTCCAGTACAGCGACTACGCCGAGTGGGAGGGCGAGCTGCTGGCCGAGGCCGACCGGCCCGACAGCCTGGCCTGGCACCAGTCCCGTTACTGGCGGCAGCAGTTGGCCGGCCTGCCCGAGGAACTCCCGCTGCCGTTCGTGCGCCGCCGCGCGCCGGTGCCCAGCTTCCGGGCCGAGCGGATCCCGCTGCGGATCTCCGCGGCCGCGCACACCGCCCTCACCGCCCTGGCCCGAAGCTGCGGCGCCACCGTCCACATGGCCGCGCAGGCGCTGCTGGCCGCCCTGCTCACCCGCATCGGCGCGGGCGAGGACATCCCGATCGGCTGCCCGACCGCCGGGCGGGGCGACGAGGCGCTCACCGACCTGGTCGGGTTCTTCGTCAACACGCTGGTGCTGCGCACCGACACCGGCGGCGATCCGACGCTGCGTCAGCTGCTGGAGCGGGCCAGGGAGACCAGCCTGGCCGCCTACGACCACGCGGACCTGCCGTTCGACCGGATCGTCGAGCTGGTCAACCCGGTCCGCGAGGCCGCCCGGCACCCATTGACCCAGGTCATGCTGGTGGTCCAGGACGACCGCCCGCTCCAGCTCGACCTGCCCGGCCTGGCCGTCTCCTGGGAGGAGCCGCCCACCGCCACCGCCCGCTTCGACCTGACGCTCTGCCTGGTCGAGCGGTTCGACGCCGAGGGCGCCCCGGCCGGTTTCGGCGGCGAACTGGTGTGCGCCGCCGACCTCTTCGACCACGCCACCGGCCGGGCCGTCGCCGACCGGTTCACCCGGCTCGTCGAGACGTTGGCGGCCGACCCCGACCTCCCGATCAGCCGGGTGGAGCTGCTGGCCCCCGCCGAGCGGGAGATGATCCTGCGTCAGTGGGGCGACGGCGGGCCGGGAGCCGCCCCGCAGGTGTGGCCCGACCTGTTCGAGCAGGCAGCCGCGGCGCACCCCGACGCGCCCGCGGTCGAGTGCGCCGGCCGGGTCCTGAGCTACCGGCGGCTGCACGAGGCCGCCGACCGGCTGGCGCGCCGCCTGGCCGGACGCGGCATCGGCACCGAGGACGTCGTGGCGGTCCGCATCCGGCGCGGCCGGGAGTGGGTGGTGGCGCTGCTCGCGGTCGCCAAGGCCGGCGCGGTCTACCTGCCGGTGGACCCGGACTACCCCGAGGAGCGCATCGCCGCGATGCTGCAGGACGCCGCGCCCGCGGCCGTCCTGACCGAGCGCGACGTCGAGGACCTCGACGCGCCCTTCATCGGGCTGTACCGGGGCCCGCTGCGCGACCGGGACCGGCGCCGACCGGTACGGCCGGACAACACCGCCTACCTGATCTACACCTCCGGCTCCACCGGCCGCCCCAAGGCGGTCGCCGTCTCCCACCGCGGCATCGCGGCGCTGACAGCGGCCCACGCGGCCGGGCCCGGCGCACGGGTGCTCCAGTTCTGCTCCCCCAGCTTCGACGGCTCGATCGCCGAGCTGTGCCTGACCCTGCTGACCGGCGCCTGCCTGGTGGTGCCGCCGCCCGGACCGCTGGCCGGGGAGGAGCTGGTCGCCTTCATGGACCGGCACCGGATCACCCACGCCGCGCTCTCCGCGGCCGTGCTGCCCGGGATGCCGCCGCGGCCGCTGCCGGCGCTGCGCACCCTGATGATCGCCGGGGACGCCTGCGCCCCCGCCGCGCTGCGCCCCTGGGCCGCCGGCCGGAGCCTGCTGAACGTCTACGGCCCCAGCGAGAACACCGTGACCGCCTCGCAGAGCGGCGCCCTGGACGGCCTGGGGACCGCCCCGATCGGCCGCCCGATCGCGGGCTGCCGGGTCCTGGTCCTGGACGAGGGGCTCGGACTGGTCCCGGCCGGCTCCGTCGGCGAGCTGTACCTGGCCGGGACCGGCCTGGCCCGCGGCTACCTGCGCCGTCCCGCGCTGACCTCGGGCCGCTTCGTCGCCTGCCCCTACGGCGGCGCGGGGGAGCGGATGTACCGGACCGGCGACCTGGTGCGCTGGCGTCCCGACGGCCAACTGGAGTTCGTGGGCCGGGCCGACGGGCAGGTCAAGCTGCGCGGGTTCCGGGTCGAGCTGGGCGAGGTGGAGGCGGCGCTGGCGGCGCAGCAGGGCGTCGCCGAGGTCGCCGCGGTGGTGCGCGAGGACCGCCCCGGGGACCAGCGGCTGGTCGGCTACACGGTGGCCCGCACCGGGGCCGTCCTCGACGGCGCGGCCCTGCGCGGCGCGGTCGCCGAGCGGCTGCCCGGCTACATGGTGCCGTCCGCCGTGGTCGTGCTGGACGCCCTGCCGCTGTCGCCGAACGGCAAGGTCGACCGCAGGGCGCTGCCCGCGCCCGCCCCGGCGGCGCCGACCGCCGGGCGGGCGCCGGCGACCCTGGCGGAGGAACTCTTGTGCGGGCTGTTCGCCGAGGTCCTGGGCGTCGAACGGGTCGGCCCCGAGGACAGCTTCTTCGAGCTGGGCGGCCACTCGCTGCTGGCGACCCGGCTGATCAGCAGGGTCCGCACGGTGCTGCGCCGGGAGGTGGACATCCGCGCGCTGTTCGAGGCGCCCACCCCGGCGGCGCTCGCCGAGCGGGCCGGGCGGAGCGGCACCGGCCGCACCCGCCGCGCGCTGGTCGCCCAGGAGCGGCCCGGCCGGGTCCCGCTCTCCTTCGCGCAGCAGCGCCTGTGGTTCCTGGGCGAGCTGGAGGGGCCCAACGCCACCTACAACATCCCGTTGGCGCTGCGCCTGCGCGGGCCGCTGGACGCCGCCGCGCTGCGCGCCGCGCTGGGCGACGTGGTCGGCCGGCACGAGGTGCTGCGCACTGTCTTCCCCGCCGCCGAGGGGGTCCCGTTCCAGCGGGTCCTGTCCCCGCGCGAGGCCGCGCCCGGCCTGCCGGTGCGCGCCGCCGACGAGGCGTCATGGGCCGCCGCGCTGGCGGCGGAGGCCGGGCGGCCCTTCGACCTCTCGCGGGAGGTCCCGCTGCGCGCCGTGCTGTACCGGCTGGCCGAGCAGCACCATGTGCTGCTGCTGGTGGTGCATCACATCGCCGGTGACGCGGGCTCCATGGACCCGCTGGGCCGGGACCTGGCCGCCGCCTACCGGGCCCGGCTGGACGGCGCGGAGCCCGGCTGGGCGCCGCTGCCGGTGCAGTACGCCGACTACACCCTGTGGCAGCGCGAGCTGCTCGGCTCGGACCAGGACCCGGACAGCCTGATCTCGGACCAGCTGCGGTTCTGGCGCCGGACCCTGGCGGACCTGCCGGAACAGCTGGCGCTCCCCGCCGACCGTCCCAGGCCGCCGGTGGCGAGCCACCGCGGCGGCACCGTCCGCTTCCGCGTCGGCGCGGCCACCCACGCGGCCCTGGCCGCGCTGGCGCAGCAGGCCAACGCGACGCTGTTCATGGTGGTCCAGGCGGCGCTGGCGGCGCTGCTGACCCGCCTCGGCGCGGGCGAGGACGTGCCGATCGGCTCGCCGGTCGCGGGACGCACCGACGAGGCGCTGGACGGGCTGGTCGGCTTCTTCCTCAACACGCTGGTCCTGCGCACCGACACCTCGGGCGCGCCGACGTTCCGCGCCCTGGTCGAGCGGGTGCGCGACGCCGACCTGGCCGCCTTCACCCACCAGGACGTGCCCTTCGAACGGCTCGTCGAGGAGCTCAGGCCGGCCCGTTCGCTGGGCCGCCACCCGCTCTTCCAGACCATGCTCACCGTCCAGGGTCCGGTGGCCGGCGGCTTCGAGATGAGCAGGCTGAGGGTGGAGAACGTCGCCGACGGCCTGGACCTGGCCAAGTTCGACCTGTCGTTCGGCCTGTCCGAGACCCGGGGCGCGGACGGCTCCCCGGGCGGAATGGCCGGTCAGCTCAAGTACGCGGCCGACCTGTTCGAGCGCGGCGGGGCCGAGTCGATCGCCGCCCGGCTGGTCCGGCTGCTGGACGCCGTCGCCGCCGACCCGGAGGCGCGGCCGGCCGTGCTCGACCTGCTCCTGGACGGGGAGCGCGACCGCCTGCTCGGGGCCTGGAACGACACGGCCGCCGGATTTCCGGCCGCGACGCTGCTGGACCGGTTCGAGGCGTGGGCCGCGCGCGAGCCCGCCGCCCCCGCGCTGGTCGCCGGCGGGGTCCGCCTCTCCTACGCGGAACTCGACGCCCGCGCCGAGCGGTTGGCACGGCTGCTGCGGGAGCGCGGGGTGGGTGCGGAGTCGGTGGTCGGGCTCTGCCTCGGCCGGGGCGCGGACATGATCGCGTCGATCCTGGCCGTGTGGAAGGCGGGCGGTGCCTACCTGCCGGTGGACCCGGAGCAGCCGCCGGACCGGATCGCCTTCGTGCTCTCCGACAGCGGGGCCGTGCTGGTCCTGGGCGACCGCGCCGGGGTACCCGACCGGGACGGCCCGCCCTGGCTCTCCCCGGACGACCCGCGCCCGCAGCCCGGCGCCGCCGCCCGGTCCCGGGTCGCCGCGCAGCCGGACGGCCTGGCGTACGTGATCTACACCTCGGGGTCGACCGGCCGGCCCAAGGGCGTCGCCGTGACCCACCGCTCCCTGGCGAACTACACCTCCAGCGTGCCGGGACGCGTCGGCTGGGGCCGCGCGGGGGACCGCTACGCGCTGCTGCAGGCCCAGGTCACCGACCTGGGCAACACGGTGGTGTTCACCAGCCTGACCACCGGCGGCTGCCTGCACGTCCTGGAGGCCGACGCGGTGACCGACCCGCAGCGGGTCGCCCGGTACCTGGCCCGGGAGCGGATCGACCACCTCAAGGCGGTGCCCTCGCACCTGGCCGCCCTGGCGGCCGGGACGTCCCCGGCGCAGGTCCTGCCGGACGGCTCGCTGCTGCTCGGCGGCGAGGCGGCCGCCCCGGCCTGGCTCGCGGAACTGCTGGAGGCGGCCGGCGACCGGCCGGTCTTCAACCACTACGGGCCCACCGAGACCACGATCGGGGTGGCGACCGGCCGGCTGCTGCCGGGCGGCGCGGCGGCGGGGACGGTCCCGGTCGGCACGCCGATCGCGAACACCCGGCTGTACGTGCTGGACGAGCGGCTCGCGCCGGCCCCGGTCGGCGTGCCGGGGGAGCTGTACATCGCGGGGGCCGGGCTCGCCCGCGGCTACCTCGGCCGCCGCGCGCTGACGTCCGGACGCTTCGTCGCCGACCCGTTCGGCGCGCCGGGCACCCGGATGTACCGCACTGGCGACCGCGCCCGCTGGAGTGCGGCGGGTCAGGTCGTGGTCGACGGACGCACCGACGACCAGGTCAAGATCCGCGGCCACCGGATCGAGCCCGGGGAGGTCCAGGCGGCCCTGCAGGCGCAGCCGGAGGTGGCCCGCGCCGTGGTGACGGTCCGTGAGGACACCCCCGGTGAGCGGCGCCTGGTCGGCTACGTGGTGCCGGCCGCAGGCCGGGCCGGAACCGAGCCGGGCACGCTGGCCGCGCGGCTCCGGCGGGCCCTGCTGCAGGTCCTGCCGGAACCGATGGTCCCGGCCGCGGTCGTGGTGCTGGACGAGCTGCCGCTGGCCTCCAACGGCAAGATCGACCGACGCGCGCTGCCGGCCCCGCAGGCGGCCCCGTCCGGTGCCGGGCGGGCCCCCGCCTCGCCCCAGGAGGAGGTGCTGTGCGGGCTGTTCGCGGAGGTGCTCCGGGCGCAGCGGGTCGGCCCGGAGGACAGCTTCTTCGAGCTGGGCGGCCACTCGCTGCTGGCGACCCGGCTGATCGGCCGGGTCCGCACGGTCCTGGGCCACGAGCTCGGTCTGCGCTCGCTCTTCGAGGCGCCCACGCCGGCGGCCCTGGCCGAGCGGCTGGGCGGGCGCAAGGCCGGGCGCAGGAGCGGAAGCGGCGGCGCCGGACTGGACGTGCTGCTGCCGCTGCGGGCCAACGGCACGGCGGAGCCGCTGTTCTGTGTCCACCCCGTCGCCGGCATCAGCTGGGGCTACGCCGGGCTGCTGCCGCACCTGGACCCCGGCCGCCCGGTGCTCGGCGTCCAGGCGCGGGGCCTGGACGGCGGCCCGCTGCCGGCCGACCTCGACACCCTGGTGGCGGACTACCTACGGGTGATCAGGACCGCGCAGCCGCACGGCCCGTACCATCTGCTGGGCTGGTCCTTCGGCGGGATGGTCGCCCACGCCCTGGCGACCCGGCTGCAGCAGGCGGGCGAGCAGGTGGCGGTGCTGGCGCTGCTCGACGCCTACCCGCTGCCCGAGCAGGGACGGTCCGCCGGAAGCCGGCCGACTGACGCCCGGGCACGCGCCGCGCTCGCCGCCACCCTCGGCTACCAGCCCGGGCCCGGCAGCCGGACGACCGATCCGCTGGCGGAGTTCACCGAGCGCCAGCAGCGCCGGCTCGTCCAGGTGTACCTGCGCAACCGGGAGCTGCTCGCCCAGTTCCGGCCGGACCGCTTCGACGGCGACCTGTTGTTCGTGCGCGCCACCGCCGACAAGGGGCCCGGCGACCCCACCGCCGCCGACTGGCGCCCCTGGGTGAGCGGGGAGATCGCCGAACTGCACCTGGACTGCGCCCACGGCGCGCTGACCCGCCCGGCGCCGCTGGCCAGGATCGGCGCCGCCCTGTCCGTCGTACTCGACCGCGCCCGCACGCCCGAAGAGGAGAACCGATGA